The proteins below come from a single Asanoa ferruginea genomic window:
- a CDS encoding M23 family metallopeptidase, whose product MKHRWWRLLGAACVAFLLLPSAPALAAPTFKVPFPCGQAWSGQTRSDHSPANAVDFNRTNDDGDPVVASAPGTVDVVTNLGDTSYGRYVRINHGGGYTTYYAHLSGFNVSVGQSVGYGSVIGYVGTTGNSTGPHLHYEQRLNGSAVQARFNGTLALYWGTKTYTSDNACSGGTTGHGTVNTAGTALTVRSGPGTSYSSVGTVADGAGVTIQCQTNGTSVTGTYGTSTIWDRIGSGRFISDAYVYTGYDGFIPGVPRC is encoded by the coding sequence ATGAAGCACCGGTGGTGGCGCCTGCTCGGCGCCGCGTGTGTCGCTTTCCTCCTGTTGCCGTCGGCACCCGCACTGGCGGCGCCCACGTTCAAGGTGCCGTTCCCCTGCGGGCAGGCGTGGTCGGGGCAGACCCGCAGCGACCATAGCCCGGCCAACGCGGTCGACTTCAACCGCACCAACGACGACGGCGACCCGGTCGTCGCCAGCGCACCCGGCACCGTCGACGTGGTCACCAATCTGGGTGACACGAGCTACGGCCGCTACGTGCGGATCAACCACGGCGGCGGTTACACCACCTACTACGCGCACCTGAGCGGGTTCAACGTGTCGGTCGGGCAGTCGGTCGGCTACGGCTCGGTGATCGGCTACGTCGGCACGACCGGCAACTCGACCGGCCCGCACCTGCACTACGAGCAGCGCCTCAACGGCTCCGCGGTGCAGGCCCGGTTCAACGGCACGCTGGCCCTCTACTGGGGCACGAAGACCTACACGTCGGACAACGCCTGCTCCGGCGGCACCACCGGCCACGGCACGGTCAACACGGCCGGCACGGCGCTCACGGTCCGCTCGGGCCCGGGCACGTCCTACTCGTCGGTCGGCACGGTCGCCGACGGCGCCGGCGTGACCATCCAGTGCCAGACCAACGGCACCTCGGTCACCGGCACCTACGGCACGAGCACCATCTGGGACCGGATCGGCTCGGGCCGGTTCATCTCGGACGCCTACGTCTACACGGGCTACGACGGCTTCATCCCCGGCGTGCCCCGCTGCTGA
- a CDS encoding acetylxylan esterase, translating to MEVDLPLDQLTAYRYAEPEPADFDEFWRRTLDEAGGVPVAAEFTPYDSLLRTVDTFDVTFAGYGGDPIRGWLILPADRSGPLPTIVEYIGYGGGRGIPLDWLPYASAGYAHFVMDTRGQGSTWRTGDTPDPAPSGPQAPGFVTRGILDPHDYYYRRLYVDAYRAVDAARAHPDVDPTRIAVTGRSQGGALSVAVGGLRHDIAAAIPHVPFLSAFRRATTITDADPYQEIVRWCSTHRTKADQAFATLAYFDGTSFASRATCRGSFSVGLMDPICPPSTVYAAHNVWAGPKDITVWPFNNHDGGGPEDTIRTIKVLRELFG from the coding sequence GTGGAAGTCGACCTGCCCCTCGACCAACTCACCGCCTACCGCTACGCGGAGCCCGAGCCGGCTGACTTCGACGAGTTCTGGCGACGCACGCTCGACGAGGCGGGCGGAGTGCCGGTCGCGGCCGAGTTCACGCCCTACGACTCGCTGCTGCGCACGGTCGACACCTTCGACGTGACGTTCGCCGGCTACGGCGGCGACCCGATCAGGGGCTGGCTGATCCTGCCCGCCGACCGCTCGGGTCCGCTTCCCACGATCGTCGAATACATCGGGTACGGCGGCGGCCGGGGCATCCCGCTCGACTGGCTGCCGTACGCCAGTGCCGGGTATGCGCACTTCGTGATGGACACCCGCGGGCAGGGCAGCACCTGGCGGACCGGCGACACGCCCGACCCGGCCCCGTCCGGCCCGCAGGCGCCCGGCTTCGTCACCCGCGGCATCCTCGACCCGCACGACTACTACTACCGCCGGCTCTACGTCGACGCCTACCGCGCGGTCGACGCGGCCCGGGCCCACCCGGACGTCGACCCGACCCGGATCGCGGTCACCGGCCGCAGCCAGGGCGGCGCGCTGTCGGTCGCGGTCGGCGGCCTACGCCACGACATCGCGGCGGCGATCCCGCACGTGCCGTTCCTGTCGGCCTTCCGGCGGGCGACGACGATCACCGACGCGGATCCCTACCAGGAGATCGTCCGCTGGTGCTCGACCCACCGGACGAAGGCCGACCAGGCGTTCGCCACGCTCGCCTACTTCGACGGCACGTCGTTCGCGTCCCGGGCGACCTGCCGCGGCTCGTTCTCGGTGGGGCTGATGGACCCGATCTGCCCACCATCGACTGTGTACGCCGCGCACAACGTCTGGGCCGGCCCGAAGGACATCACCGTGTGGCCCTTCAACAACCACGACGGCGGCGGCCCGGAAGACACGATCCGCACCATCAAGGTGCTGCGGGAGCTGTTCGGCTGA
- a CDS encoding SDR family NAD(P)-dependent oxidoreductase, with product MRIDLSGKTAVVTGSSSGIGLAIAAGLAGSGARVVLTGRDEGRVNAAADTLRATGAQVRPVAVDLAADPGPLLDQEPETDILINNLGVYAAQPALEIPDEEWRRYFETNVLAGIRLTRHYLPGMMSRGWGRVQFIASDSAVVIPAEMIHYGMTKTAVLGVSRGFAKAAAGTGVTVNTVIAGPTHTGGVETFVRQLVPGDLPWDEAQRRFMRDHRPQSLLQRLIEPEEIANMVVYLSSVQASATTGGALRVDGGYVDAILP from the coding sequence ATGCGGATCGACCTCTCGGGAAAGACGGCCGTCGTTACCGGCTCGTCGTCGGGGATCGGCCTGGCGATCGCCGCCGGGCTCGCCGGCTCCGGTGCGCGGGTGGTGCTGACCGGGCGCGACGAGGGCCGGGTCAACGCCGCCGCCGACACGCTGCGGGCCACCGGAGCGCAGGTCAGGCCGGTCGCGGTCGATCTCGCCGCCGACCCCGGACCGCTGCTCGATCAAGAGCCCGAGACCGACATTTTGATCAACAACCTCGGGGTGTACGCCGCACAGCCCGCGCTGGAGATCCCCGACGAGGAGTGGCGGCGCTACTTCGAGACCAACGTCCTCGCCGGTATCCGGCTGACCCGGCACTACCTGCCCGGCATGATGTCGCGCGGCTGGGGCCGGGTGCAGTTCATCGCCAGCGACTCGGCGGTGGTGATCCCGGCCGAGATGATCCACTACGGGATGACCAAGACCGCCGTGCTGGGCGTCTCGCGCGGCTTCGCGAAGGCGGCGGCCGGCACCGGCGTCACCGTCAACACCGTGATCGCCGGCCCGACACACACCGGCGGCGTCGAGACGTTCGTCCGCCAGTTGGTGCCCGGCGACCTCCCGTGGGATGAGGCGCAGCGGCGCTTCATGCGCGATCATCGACCGCAGTCGTTGCTGCAGCGCCTGATCGAGCCGGAGGAGATCGCCAACATGGTGGTGTATCTGAGTTCGGTGCAGGCCTCGGCGACCACCGGCGGCGCACTGCGCGTCGACGGCGGCTACGTCGACGCGATCCTGCCCTGA
- a CDS encoding ABC transporter transmembrane domain-containing protein — protein MPPQIPHADPGVPDTRGPFRYMWWLVRRQPWRVLRGAVVGTAWMVGLAVRPWLISRAVDDGLRTGDHRALLFWVGTIVLSGLVLSWLGIQRHRTMTFVREDATARSAEVLLRHLARTGNSLTRRIAAGEVATVSGRDIGYVSQVLTFTGPGVGAIVAYAAVAVVLWSAAPTLAVTVLLGVPAVVAVVAPLLRRLEAVETDYRRKQGALTARAADIVAGLRVLSGVGGRGLFARRYDRRSQDLRAEGYRVAVPHSWIEALGVAIPGLFLALVVWLAARLAVAGTISVGEMVAVYGYVAILAVPCWFLLGSAHDVIRGRVAARRIIALLAVRPDPAGGPETADAPAGPADLHDPHSGLTVPAGRLVAVAADHPGTAAALADRLARFVASDVTWGGVPIGSVPLAEVRRRIVVGDHDAYLFAGPLRETLRGAAPLETGAAPAKTGAAPLETGAAPLATGAAPAKTGAVPLETGAVPLATGAAPAKTGAVPLETGAALAGTGAARVETGVHAAAAEDVVDSLPDGLDTEVDTQGRTLSGGQRQRVRLARAVLADAEVLILIDPTSAVDAHTEARIAARLRAARAGRTTVLLATSPLLLGQADEVAFLAGGRVTATGGHADLLAREPGYRALVARDSDAEVAG, from the coding sequence GTGCCCCCGCAGATCCCCCATGCCGATCCCGGGGTGCCGGACACACGGGGACCGTTCCGCTACATGTGGTGGCTGGTGCGCCGCCAACCCTGGCGGGTGCTGCGCGGTGCCGTGGTCGGCACCGCGTGGATGGTCGGCCTCGCCGTCCGGCCCTGGCTGATCTCCCGGGCGGTCGACGACGGCCTGCGCACCGGCGACCACCGAGCGTTGCTGTTCTGGGTCGGCACGATCGTGCTCTCCGGCCTGGTCCTGTCCTGGCTCGGCATCCAGCGCCACCGCACCATGACCTTCGTCCGCGAAGATGCCACCGCCCGCTCCGCCGAGGTGCTGCTGCGTCACCTGGCCCGCACCGGCAACTCGCTGACCCGCCGCATCGCGGCCGGCGAGGTCGCCACCGTCAGCGGCCGCGACATCGGCTACGTCTCGCAGGTGCTCACCTTCACCGGGCCGGGTGTGGGCGCGATCGTGGCGTACGCCGCGGTGGCGGTCGTGCTCTGGTCGGCAGCACCGACGCTGGCGGTGACCGTGCTGCTCGGCGTGCCGGCCGTGGTCGCCGTTGTCGCGCCGCTGCTGCGCCGGCTGGAGGCGGTCGAGACCGACTACCGCCGCAAGCAGGGCGCGCTCACGGCCCGCGCGGCCGACATCGTCGCCGGGCTGCGGGTGCTCTCGGGTGTCGGTGGCCGGGGCCTGTTCGCCCGCCGCTACGACCGCCGGTCGCAGGACCTGCGGGCCGAGGGCTACCGGGTCGCCGTCCCGCACAGCTGGATCGAGGCGCTCGGTGTCGCGATCCCCGGGCTGTTCCTCGCGCTGGTGGTCTGGCTGGCCGCCCGGCTGGCCGTCGCCGGCACGATCTCGGTCGGCGAGATGGTCGCCGTCTACGGCTACGTCGCGATTCTCGCCGTGCCCTGCTGGTTTCTGCTCGGCAGCGCGCACGACGTCATCCGTGGCCGGGTCGCCGCCCGGCGGATCATCGCGCTGCTCGCGGTGCGACCCGACCCGGCCGGTGGTCCCGAGACCGCCGACGCGCCGGCCGGCCCGGCCGACCTGCACGATCCCCACAGCGGGCTGACCGTCCCGGCGGGCCGGCTGGTCGCTGTCGCCGCCGACCACCCGGGCACGGCGGCGGCGCTCGCCGACCGGCTGGCCCGGTTCGTCGCCAGCGACGTCACCTGGGGCGGCGTGCCGATCGGGTCGGTCCCGCTGGCCGAGGTCCGCCGCCGGATCGTGGTCGGCGACCACGACGCCTACCTGTTCGCCGGCCCGCTACGGGAAACCCTCCGCGGCGCCGCTCCGCTCGAAACCGGCGCGGCTCCGGCGAAGACCGGCGCGGCTCCGCTCGAAACCGGCGCGGCTCCGCTCGCGACCGGCGCGGCTCCGGCGAAGACCGGCGCGGTTCCGCTCGAAACCGGCGCGGTTCCGCTCGCGACCGGCGCGGCTCCGGCGAAGACCGGCGCGGTTCCGCTCGAAACCGGCGCGGCGCTGGCCGGGACCGGCGCGGCCCGGGTCGAGACCGGCGTGCATGCGGCCGCCGCCGAAGATGTCGTCGACTCGCTGCCGGACGGCCTCGACACCGAGGTCGACACCCAGGGCCGCACCCTCTCCGGGGGCCAGCGGCAACGGGTGCGGCTGGCCCGCGCGGTGCTCGCCGACGCCGAGGTGCTGATCCTCATCGACCCGACCTCGGCCGTCGACGCGCACACCGAGGCCCGCATCGCCGCGCGGCTGCGCGCGGCCCGAGCCGGCCGCACCACCGTGCTGCTGGCCACCTCGCCCCTGCTGCTCGGCCAGGCCGACGAGGTCGCGTTCCTCGCCGGCGGCCGGGTCACCGCCACCGGCGGCCACGCCGACCTGCTCGCCCGCGAGCCCGGCTACCGGGCACTGGTCGCCCGCGACAGCGACGCGGAGGTGGCGGGATGA
- a CDS encoding YihY/virulence factor BrkB family protein: MGDDAPDSPTKLPAGSWLASAKRAVREFSADSAGDWAAALTYYGILSIFPGLLVVVSILGLLGDDTVAAVQRNLSSTLPGALADFVNNAISQVAGNSSLASAGAVIGVLVAFWSASGYVSAFMRASNDIFDVPEGRPMWKTLSTRVAITAGVGLILIACALIVVFTGRFAESIGDAIGLGSAAVTAWNIAKWPVLVVLVSLMFSILYWAAPNARHGRFRWVTPGGLLAVLLWIVLSGLFGLYLTYFNSYNKTYGTVAGIIIFLVWLQLSNMAILLGAEFDAELQRSRAIAAGHPEDEEPYLELRDDSKLKKPRKR; this comes from the coding sequence ATGGGCGACGACGCACCGGACAGTCCAACCAAGCTGCCCGCCGGCTCGTGGCTGGCCAGTGCCAAGCGCGCGGTCAGGGAGTTCTCCGCTGACTCGGCCGGCGACTGGGCGGCGGCGCTGACCTACTACGGCATCCTGTCGATCTTTCCCGGGCTGCTGGTCGTCGTGTCGATCCTCGGCCTGCTCGGCGACGACACCGTTGCGGCCGTGCAGCGCAACCTGAGCAGCACGCTGCCGGGTGCGCTCGCCGACTTCGTCAACAACGCGATCAGCCAGGTCGCCGGCAACTCGTCGTTGGCCAGCGCCGGCGCCGTCATCGGTGTGCTGGTCGCGTTCTGGTCGGCGTCGGGCTATGTGTCCGCGTTCATGCGCGCGTCCAACGACATCTTCGACGTGCCCGAGGGCCGGCCGATGTGGAAGACGCTGTCGACCCGGGTCGCGATCACCGCTGGCGTCGGGCTGATCCTGATCGCCTGCGCCCTGATCGTGGTCTTCACCGGCCGGTTCGCCGAGTCGATCGGCGACGCGATCGGGCTCGGCTCGGCCGCCGTGACCGCCTGGAACATCGCCAAGTGGCCGGTGCTGGTGGTGCTGGTCAGCCTGATGTTCTCGATCCTCTACTGGGCGGCGCCCAACGCCCGGCACGGCCGCTTCCGCTGGGTCACGCCCGGCGGCCTGCTGGCGGTGCTGCTCTGGATCGTCCTGTCCGGCCTGTTCGGGCTCTACCTGACCTACTTCAACTCCTACAACAAGACCTACGGCACCGTGGCCGGCATCATCATCTTCCTGGTGTGGCTGCAACTGTCCAACATGGCCATCCTGCTCGGCGCCGAGTTCGACGCGGAACTCCAGCGCAGCCGGGCGATCGCCGCCGGCCACCCGGAGGACGAGGAGCCGTATCTGGAGTTGCGCGACGACAGCAAGCTGAAGAAACCTAGAAAGCGGTGA
- a CDS encoding lectin: protein MGISRRSVLAGAGATAAALATAPSTAAAAAAVSPPGDVVGKISVGYQGWFACPGDGAPIGGWWHWSRDRFQPPSPSNTTIVSWPDMREYNRGYTTAYPNLGNGQPAQLFSSYDDQTVDTHFRWMQQYGCDTAALQRFNPVSGEGPTRDVMAQKVRAAAERYGRKFYIMYDVTSWTNMQSEIKTDWTSKMSAHVASPAYARQNGKPVVCIWGFGFNDSGRPFAPGPCLDVINWFKAQGCYVIGGVPTYWRQGINDSRAGFSGVYHAFNMISPWMVGRTGDLAGLDSFYANVNVPDQADCNANGIDYQPCVMPGDLSSGVRRHGDFYWRHIYNMVRVGAAGLYVSMFDEYNEGNQIAKTSETQAMTPAGANIRALDEDGTFCSSDYYLRITADGGRMLKGQLALTATRPTQPVAGGPTNPPVAIYGFRSRANNLWVQAVDAGAAPLVARGTSMGAWEQFELVTLSGGNVALRARVNGRFVCAENAGANPLIANRATAGGWETFRLIRNANGTVSLQATVNGRYVCADNGGAAALIANRTAIGPWEQFDLATQ from the coding sequence ATGGGTATCTCACGCCGATCCGTGCTCGCGGGCGCCGGTGCCACGGCCGCCGCGCTCGCCACCGCTCCTTCCACGGCCGCGGCCGCTGCCGCGGTCAGCCCGCCCGGCGATGTCGTCGGCAAGATCAGTGTTGGCTATCAGGGCTGGTTCGCCTGCCCGGGCGACGGCGCCCCGATCGGCGGCTGGTGGCACTGGAGCCGGGACCGGTTCCAGCCGCCGTCGCCGTCGAACACGACGATCGTGTCCTGGCCCGACATGCGCGAATACAACCGCGGTTACACCACCGCCTACCCGAATCTGGGCAATGGGCAGCCGGCGCAGCTGTTCTCGTCGTACGACGATCAGACCGTCGACACGCACTTCCGCTGGATGCAGCAGTACGGCTGCGACACCGCCGCGCTACAGCGGTTCAACCCGGTCTCCGGCGAGGGCCCGACGCGCGACGTGATGGCCCAGAAGGTGCGGGCGGCGGCCGAGCGCTACGGCCGCAAGTTCTACATCATGTATGACGTCACGAGCTGGACGAACATGCAGTCGGAGATCAAGACCGACTGGACGTCGAAGATGTCGGCGCACGTCGCGTCGCCGGCCTACGCCCGGCAGAACGGCAAGCCGGTGGTGTGCATCTGGGGGTTCGGGTTCAACGACTCGGGCCGCCCGTTCGCGCCGGGGCCGTGCCTCGACGTGATCAACTGGTTCAAGGCGCAGGGCTGCTACGTGATCGGGGGAGTGCCGACCTACTGGCGGCAGGGGATCAACGACTCGCGGGCCGGCTTCTCGGGCGTCTACCACGCGTTCAACATGATCTCGCCGTGGATGGTCGGGCGCACCGGTGACCTGGCCGGGCTCGACTCGTTCTACGCCAACGTCAACGTGCCGGACCAGGCCGACTGCAACGCGAACGGCATCGACTACCAGCCGTGCGTGATGCCGGGCGACCTGTCGTCGGGGGTCCGGCGGCACGGCGACTTCTACTGGCGACACATCTACAACATGGTCCGGGTCGGTGCGGCCGGGCTCTACGTCTCGATGTTCGACGAATACAACGAGGGCAACCAGATCGCCAAGACCTCGGAGACCCAGGCGATGACGCCGGCCGGCGCCAACATCCGCGCGCTGGACGAAGACGGCACGTTCTGCTCGTCGGACTACTACCTGCGGATCACCGCCGACGGTGGCCGGATGCTCAAGGGCCAACTCGCGCTGACGGCGACCCGGCCCACCCAGCCGGTCGCGGGCGGCCCGACCAACCCGCCGGTCGCAATCTACGGCTTCCGGTCGCGGGCCAACAACCTCTGGGTGCAGGCCGTCGACGCCGGCGCCGCGCCGCTGGTCGCCCGCGGCACCTCGATGGGCGCGTGGGAGCAGTTCGAGCTGGTCACGCTCAGCGGCGGCAACGTCGCGTTGCGGGCCCGGGTCAACGGGCGTTTCGTCTGCGCGGAGAACGCCGGCGCCAACCCGCTGATCGCCAACCGGGCGACGGCCGGTGGTTGGGAGACGTTCCGGCTGATCCGCAACGCCAACGGCACGGTGAGCCTCCAGGCGACGGTCAACGGCCGCTACGTCTGCGCCGACAACGGCGGCGCGGCCGCGCTCATCGCCAACCGCACCGCGATCGGCCCCTGGGAGCAGTTCGATCTAGCCACCCAATGA
- the ppk2 gene encoding polyphosphate kinase 2, with the protein MGAETSNGGTPNLLKRYDGYRVLDDDDDDPVLLKEDGEVVDTWRENYPYEERMDRADYEREKRLLQIELLKLQNWIKANDQRLVILFEGRDAAGKGGTIKRFMEHLNPRGATVVALEKPSEREMAQWYFQRYIAHLPAAREIVLFDRSWYNRAGVERVMGYCTRGEYLEFMRETPELERMLVRSGINLIKFWFSVTRHEQRTRFLIRQVDPVRQWKLSPTDLASLDKWDDYTEAKEAMFFYTHTADAPWTMIKSNDKKRARLAAMRHVLTRFPYDNKDEEVVGKPDPLIVGPASELFEDGEQHGRAFTAF; encoded by the coding sequence ATGGGCGCGGAAACGAGCAACGGCGGCACCCCGAACCTGCTCAAACGGTACGATGGCTACCGCGTGCTCGATGACGACGACGATGACCCCGTCCTGCTCAAAGAAGACGGCGAGGTCGTCGACACCTGGCGCGAGAATTACCCCTACGAAGAGCGGATGGACCGCGCCGACTACGAGCGCGAGAAGCGGCTGCTCCAGATCGAGTTGCTCAAGCTGCAAAACTGGATCAAGGCCAACGACCAGCGGCTGGTGATCCTCTTCGAGGGGCGCGACGCGGCCGGCAAGGGCGGCACGATCAAGCGCTTCATGGAGCACCTCAACCCGCGCGGCGCGACCGTGGTGGCGCTGGAGAAGCCCAGCGAGCGGGAGATGGCGCAGTGGTATTTCCAGCGCTACATCGCCCACCTGCCCGCGGCCCGGGAGATCGTGCTGTTCGACCGGTCCTGGTATAACCGGGCCGGCGTCGAGCGGGTGATGGGCTACTGCACCCGCGGCGAATACCTCGAGTTCATGCGGGAGACGCCCGAGCTCGAGCGGATGCTGGTGCGGTCAGGGATAAACCTGATCAAGTTCTGGTTCTCGGTGACCCGGCACGAGCAGCGCACCCGGTTCCTGATCCGCCAGGTCGACCCGGTGCGCCAGTGGAAGTTGTCACCCACCGACCTCGCCTCGCTCGACAAGTGGGACGACTACACCGAGGCGAAGGAGGCGATGTTCTTCTACACGCACACCGCCGACGCGCCCTGGACCATGATCAAGAGCAACGACAAGAAGCGGGCCCGGCTGGCCGCCATGCGGCACGTGCTGACCCGGTTCCCCTACGACAACAAAGACGAGGAAGTCGTCGGCAAGCCCGACCCGCTGATCGTCGGGCCGGCGAGCGAGCTGTTCGAAGACGGCGAGCAGCACGGTCGCGCGTTCACCGCTTTCTAG
- a CDS encoding ABC transporter ATP-binding protein yields MSGLPVADRATTRRATRDLVTGERRSVLLVLLLQGAAVAAGLAAPRLLGVIVDDVVAGKGTAAVDRLALAIIACTVVQGALLRYGQLVGYRLGERAIARLREQFVARTLNLPTAVVERAGTGDLANRSSVDVATVGTMVRDVVPIMMIAFVQIVLLFGAVFLIDPVLGLVALTGLPTILAVTRWYLRRATPAYLAEGVAGADLTEALTTTAEGARTVEALRLADDRIANGTTRVARLWTTRRATLALRSVFFPVIEASYALPIAFLLLAGGTLVRDGRVSIGDVVAAALLLQQAIDPLDRMLQFIEQAQRGIASYARVLGVGLGVPEQRGVAPAPDDERIEVRGARFAYAPGHDVLHGIDLELRPGERLAIVGPSGAGKSTLARLLAGTEAPDSGTVTLGGVPVAEIDPAQRRQLIALVTQEHHVFIGTLRDNLSFAAPDATDGDMLSALLAVGADWYARLPDGLDTQLGEGAHQLGPADAQQLALARIVLADPHTLILDEATAALDPTTARRTERALAAVLDGRTVIAIAHRLNTARDADRVAVLEDGRVTELGTHDALVAADGAYASLWRSWHG; encoded by the coding sequence ATGAGCGGGCTACCGGTCGCCGACCGGGCGACCACCCGGCGGGCCACCCGCGACCTGGTCACCGGTGAACGCCGCTCGGTGCTCCTGGTGCTGCTGCTCCAGGGCGCCGCGGTGGCCGCCGGGCTGGCGGCGCCCCGGCTGCTCGGCGTCATCGTCGACGACGTGGTCGCCGGCAAGGGCACCGCCGCCGTCGACCGGCTGGCGCTCGCGATCATCGCCTGCACCGTCGTGCAGGGCGCGCTGCTGCGCTACGGGCAGCTCGTCGGCTACCGGCTGGGGGAGCGGGCCATCGCCCGCCTGCGCGAGCAGTTTGTCGCCCGCACCCTCAACCTGCCCACCGCGGTGGTCGAGCGGGCCGGCACCGGCGACCTCGCCAACCGCAGTTCCGTCGACGTGGCCACGGTCGGCACGATGGTCCGCGATGTCGTGCCGATCATGATGATCGCGTTCGTGCAGATCGTGCTGCTCTTCGGCGCCGTGTTCCTGATCGACCCGGTGCTCGGCCTGGTCGCCCTGACGGGGTTGCCGACGATCCTGGCCGTCACCCGCTGGTACCTGCGCCGGGCCACCCCCGCCTACCTCGCCGAGGGCGTGGCCGGCGCCGACCTGACCGAGGCGCTGACCACGACCGCGGAGGGCGCCCGCACGGTCGAGGCCCTGCGGCTGGCCGACGACCGGATCGCCAACGGCACGACCCGGGTCGCCCGGCTGTGGACCACCCGGCGGGCGACGCTGGCGCTGCGCTCGGTCTTCTTCCCGGTCATCGAGGCCAGCTACGCGCTGCCGATCGCGTTCCTGCTGCTGGCCGGCGGCACCCTGGTCCGCGACGGCCGGGTCAGCATCGGCGACGTGGTCGCGGCGGCGCTGTTGCTGCAACAGGCGATCGACCCGCTCGACCGGATGCTCCAGTTCATCGAGCAGGCACAGCGGGGCATCGCCTCGTACGCCCGCGTGTTGGGTGTCGGTCTGGGTGTTCCCGAGCAGCGCGGCGTCGCGCCCGCACCCGACGACGAGCGGATCGAGGTGCGCGGCGCCCGGTTCGCCTACGCGCCGGGGCACGACGTGCTGCACGGCATCGACCTCGAGCTGCGCCCGGGGGAGCGGCTGGCGATCGTCGGCCCGTCCGGTGCCGGCAAGTCGACCCTGGCGCGGCTGCTGGCCGGCACGGAAGCGCCCGACAGCGGCACGGTCACGCTGGGCGGCGTGCCGGTGGCCGAGATCGACCCGGCGCAGCGGCGGCAGCTGATCGCCCTGGTGACTCAGGAACACCACGTCTTCATCGGTACGCTCCGCGACAACCTGTCGTTCGCCGCCCCCGACGCGACCGACGGCGACATGCTCAGCGCCCTGCTCGCGGTCGGCGCCGACTGGTATGCCCGGCTACCCGACGGCCTCGACACCCAACTCGGCGAGGGCGCACACCAACTAGGCCCGGCCGACGCGCAACAGCTCGCGCTGGCCCGCATCGTGCTGGCCGACCCGCACACGCTGATCCTCGACGAGGCGACGGCGGCCCTCGACCCGACGACCGCGCGACGCACCGAACGCGCCCTGGCGGCGGTGCTCGACGGCCGCACGGTCATCGCGATCGCCCACCGCCTCAACACGGCCCGCGACGCCGACCGCGTCGCGGTCCTCGAAGACGGCCGCGTCACCGAGCTGGGCACCCACGACGCACTAGTAGCAGCCGACGGCGCCTACGCCTCCCTCTGGCGCTCCTGGCACGGCTAG